In Lautropia mirabilis, one DNA window encodes the following:
- a CDS encoding NAD(P)-dependent oxidoreductase, whose protein sequence is MQYFPLFADLKGRAVLLVGAGEVATRKADSLLQAGADIRVVARELAPAFLDWQNEGRIQWLAREFHPEHLQDVFLVVSATGDAEVDSQVFKAAQARHLLCNTVDDPQRCSFITPAVIDRSPIQVAISSSGTSPVLIRHWRQRIEALLPQHTGTLANIAGRWRTRVQEKLGTVRERRHFWETLFASRFDALVAQGDIAAAEAELARQLDGQAARQGEVVVVHADPDDPGLLTLHALRALQAADLVLYEARVSEPVRQQIRKDAERSCLAPALAPHDQFDGTGSQHVARVATRLRDEARQGKRVVWLRCAPQTPSDDSTCAQILTSAHVPLRIIPGVPVSGPDSRSDGSRHRQPAPAATLPIPVSLQAVPTVMSPVRRLRVAPPQHLHRLYRRKHRHDTTLRHFQASQNRKI, encoded by the coding sequence ATGCAGTACTTCCCCCTCTTTGCCGACCTGAAAGGTCGTGCCGTGTTGCTGGTGGGTGCAGGCGAGGTGGCCACCCGCAAGGCCGATAGCCTGCTTCAGGCCGGCGCCGACATCCGCGTGGTGGCCCGCGAACTGGCGCCAGCCTTTCTGGACTGGCAGAACGAAGGGCGCATCCAGTGGCTGGCGCGCGAATTCCACCCCGAGCACCTGCAGGACGTCTTCCTGGTGGTCTCGGCCACCGGCGATGCCGAAGTGGACAGCCAGGTGTTCAAGGCCGCCCAGGCCCGCCACCTGCTGTGCAACACGGTGGACGATCCGCAGCGCTGCTCCTTCATCACCCCGGCCGTCATCGACCGCAGCCCCATCCAGGTGGCCATTTCCTCATCCGGCACGTCGCCCGTGCTGATCCGGCACTGGCGTCAACGCATCGAGGCCCTGCTGCCGCAGCACACCGGCACCCTGGCCAACATCGCTGGCCGCTGGCGCACCCGGGTGCAGGAGAAGCTGGGTACCGTGCGCGAACGACGCCACTTCTGGGAAACCCTGTTTGCCAGCCGCTTCGACGCCCTGGTGGCCCAGGGAGACATTGCAGCGGCCGAGGCTGAGCTGGCCCGCCAGCTGGATGGCCAGGCCGCCCGACAAGGCGAGGTCGTCGTGGTGCATGCCGACCCCGACGACCCGGGCCTTCTGACCCTGCACGCCCTGCGCGCCCTGCAGGCCGCCGACCTGGTGCTGTACGAGGCCCGCGTCTCCGAGCCGGTCCGTCAGCAGATCCGCAAGGATGCCGAACGCAGTTGCCTGGCCCCGGCACTGGCTCCCCATGACCAGTTCGATGGCACGGGCAGTCAGCATGTGGCCCGCGTTGCCACCCGCCTGCGCGACGAAGCCCGCCAGGGCAAGCGTGTGGTCTGGCTGCGCTGCGCCCCACAGACCCCCTCCGATGATTCGACCTGTGCACAGATCCTGACCTCTGCCCATGTTCCGCTGCGAATCATTCCCGGTGTCCCTGTTTCCGGTCCCGATTCGCGGTCAGACGGATCCCGTCATCGGCAGCCTGCCCCGGCGGCCACCCTGCCGATCCCGGTGTCGCTCCAGGCCGTACCCACCGTCATGTCTCCCGTCCGACGGCTGCGCGTTGCCCCCCCACAACACCTGCACCGCCTCTACCGGCGCAAACATCGACACGACACCACCCTTCGTCATTTCCAAGCGTCACAAAACCGCAAGATTTAG
- a CDS encoding FAD-dependent oxidoreductase: MNTDVCIIGAGPAGLAAAQELLDSGLDVILLESGGEEPDAATQQLAAGVSEDTPDLYPDIVWSHDRRFGGTSVQWDVQVHGTKNCHLATFDPIDFKKRDWMPHSGWPIDYDTMHPYYLRALKLWETGIDSLEMAPWVSDERKLLDFKDNTLETKLYMTGSQAALTEGIGGRIKQSQNMRLIMKANAVELDTNEDASTVTGVKVACLDGRRFTIAAKQVILAQGGFQVPRLLLASDRVAKNGLGNDNGLVGRFLMDRQIVKTGTLFPNQPISAFGLYDLQHRGLSHVLGKLAIPQKTLEERHLMNTSIGLNAQPAFSRVRLAQRLFGRGTTFRSPAYYSLRKIVRDLRARQMPERPLHHLLKVLGGIDDLVFIKVARAPWLQIPYNRDSGGWYEAPHRDQFFKVIDLYQIAEQSPDPDNRITLSDERDATGMRKPKVEFRWRDFDIRSALGTQDIVQKAFEQSGIGRLRVERRDGLPLVTQMTAHHPAGTARMADDPKQGVVDRNCRVHGVSNLYVASSAVFTTGGCAPPTLTIVAMAVRVVDAVKQQLGKG, translated from the coding sequence TTGAACACCGACGTCTGCATCATCGGGGCCGGCCCTGCCGGCCTTGCTGCTGCCCAGGAACTGCTGGACAGTGGCCTCGATGTCATCCTGCTGGAATCCGGCGGCGAAGAACCTGACGCAGCCACCCAGCAACTGGCGGCCGGCGTCTCCGAAGACACGCCCGACCTCTACCCCGACATCGTCTGGTCGCATGACCGGCGCTTCGGCGGCACCTCGGTGCAATGGGACGTGCAGGTCCATGGCACGAAGAACTGCCACCTGGCCACCTTCGATCCCATCGACTTCAAGAAGCGCGACTGGATGCCTCACAGTGGCTGGCCCATCGATTACGACACGATGCACCCGTACTATCTGCGGGCGCTCAAGCTGTGGGAAACCGGCATCGACTCGCTGGAGATGGCTCCGTGGGTCTCCGACGAACGCAAGCTGCTGGACTTCAAGGACAACACCCTGGAGACCAAGCTGTACATGACCGGCTCGCAGGCCGCGCTCACCGAAGGCATCGGCGGCCGGATCAAGCAGAGCCAGAACATGCGGCTCATCATGAAGGCCAACGCGGTCGAGCTGGACACCAATGAGGATGCCAGCACCGTCACCGGCGTGAAGGTGGCCTGCCTGGACGGGCGCCGCTTCACCATTGCGGCCAAGCAGGTGATCCTCGCCCAGGGTGGCTTCCAGGTGCCCCGCCTGCTGCTGGCCTCCGATCGTGTGGCCAAAAATGGTCTGGGCAACGACAACGGGCTGGTCGGCCGCTTCCTGATGGACCGCCAGATCGTCAAGACCGGTACGCTGTTCCCCAACCAGCCCATCTCGGCCTTCGGTCTCTATGACCTGCAGCACCGCGGCCTCTCGCACGTGCTGGGCAAGCTGGCCATCCCGCAGAAGACGCTGGAAGAGCGCCACCTGATGAACACCTCCATCGGGCTCAACGCGCAGCCGGCGTTCTCGCGCGTGAGGCTCGCACAGCGCCTGTTCGGCCGCGGCACCACCTTCCGTTCGCCGGCCTACTATTCGCTGCGCAAGATCGTGCGCGACCTGCGTGCCCGCCAGATGCCCGAGCGCCCGCTGCACCACCTGCTGAAGGTGCTGGGCGGCATCGACGACCTGGTGTTCATCAAGGTGGCCCGCGCGCCCTGGCTGCAGATCCCGTACAACCGCGACAGCGGCGGCTGGTACGAGGCACCGCACCGAGACCAGTTCTTCAAGGTCATCGATCTATACCAGATCGCCGAGCAGTCGCCCGATCCGGACAACCGCATCACCCTCAGCGACGAGCGCGACGCCACCGGCATGCGCAAGCCGAAGGTGGAATTCCGCTGGCGCGACTTCGACATCCGCAGTGCCCTGGGCACGCAGGACATCGTGCAGAAGGCCTTCGAGCAGTCCGGCATCGGCCGGCTGCGTGTCGAGCGCCGTGATGGCCTGCCCCTGGTCACCCAGATGACGGCCCACCACCCCGCCGGCACGGCCCGCATGGCCGATGATCCGAAGCAGGGCGTGGTCGACCGTAACTGCCGCGTGCATGGTGTCTCCAACCTGTACGTGGCCAGCAGCGCCGTCTTCACCACCGGCGGCTGCGCGCCCCCGACGCTGACCATCGTCGCCATGGCCGTGCGCGTGGTCGACGCCGTCAAGCAGCAGCTGGGCAAGGGCTGA
- a CDS encoding TonB-dependent siderophore receptor gives MISTCPHTLRRLPLMLALALAAPLAHAQEVIVAAESAESAPSGKDDATLQAVHVTAVRSEGFKPVTVKAGTFRGADVMDVPSTINVVTSKVLEAQAAEGLYDAVRNTAGVTRQQNGGDTWDQLVIRGVEVQNRTNYRLNGSMPIMNFSQVPMENKARVEVLKGASALYYGFTAPSGIVNYVTKRAGLHPVTSVGLRFDTNGTLLAHADVGRRFGDEDQYALRLNVAGGQLGNYLDGVDEGNRSFASAAFDWRVTSRLVLALDLEYDRRRTVEQAGVALPAAVNGTITLPRAVDPKKLVGPDWATFRAETTNIQARADYSLSDNWALTVEAGRSKVDRDRTLPIFQFTNAAAVATGAGRIRGNMQNNVNTSDLLRGELAGTFDTAGVTHNLTAGVARAEKKQDPVYQRNYTVASQNLYNPVAITNYTLGTRPANPTSPLLETSDLGVYAIDRVDLNPQWQVIGGLRYSKYKSDQGTNHYDATKTTPMASVVYKPDDTLSFYGSYGKALEEGEAAPAGTANQNERLRPGVSDQYEIGARWQIPNGTLLSAAVFDINRPGYYTNANNVYTADGEQRYRGLELSAQGTLTRQLSWQSSALWLDPKFRKINDTYNGKRPENAARYTGSLFLSYALDDFAPGLSVNGGAYYTGRRPVNDLNQAWLGGVTLYSAGVQYQHHLFGKQTTWQLNVDNLADKRYWAGGGNRLAAGSPRVIKLGVKVDL, from the coding sequence ATGATCTCCACCTGCCCCCACACCCTGCGCCGGCTGCCGCTGATGCTGGCCCTGGCCCTTGCTGCCCCCCTGGCCCATGCCCAGGAAGTCATCGTTGCCGCCGAAAGCGCTGAAAGCGCCCCCTCCGGCAAGGACGACGCCACACTGCAGGCCGTGCATGTCACCGCCGTGCGCTCCGAAGGCTTCAAGCCCGTCACCGTCAAGGCCGGCACCTTCCGCGGCGCTGACGTGATGGACGTGCCCTCCACCATCAACGTCGTCACCAGCAAGGTGCTGGAAGCACAGGCTGCCGAAGGCCTTTACGACGCCGTGCGCAACACGGCCGGTGTCACCCGCCAGCAGAACGGCGGCGACACCTGGGACCAGCTGGTCATTCGCGGCGTGGAAGTGCAGAACCGCACCAACTACCGCCTCAACGGTTCCATGCCCATCATGAACTTCTCGCAGGTGCCCATGGAGAACAAGGCCCGTGTGGAAGTGCTGAAAGGCGCCTCGGCCCTGTACTACGGCTTCACCGCACCGTCGGGCATCGTGAACTACGTCACCAAGCGTGCCGGCCTTCACCCCGTCACCAGCGTGGGGCTGCGCTTCGACACCAACGGCACCCTCCTGGCGCATGCCGACGTGGGGCGCCGCTTCGGCGATGAAGACCAGTACGCGCTGCGCCTGAACGTGGCCGGCGGCCAGCTGGGCAACTACCTGGATGGCGTGGACGAAGGCAACCGCAGCTTCGCCTCGGCCGCCTTCGACTGGCGTGTGACCAGCCGCCTGGTGCTGGCACTGGATCTGGAATACGACCGCCGCCGCACCGTCGAGCAGGCAGGGGTGGCCCTGCCCGCCGCCGTCAACGGCACCATCACCCTGCCCCGCGCTGTCGATCCGAAGAAACTCGTGGGCCCGGACTGGGCCACCTTCCGTGCCGAGACCACCAACATCCAGGCACGGGCCGACTACTCGCTGTCGGACAACTGGGCGCTGACCGTTGAAGCCGGCCGCTCCAAGGTGGACCGTGACCGCACGCTGCCCATCTTCCAGTTCACCAACGCGGCCGCCGTGGCCACGGGGGCCGGCCGCATCCGCGGCAACATGCAGAACAACGTCAACACGTCCGATCTGCTGCGTGGCGAGCTTGCCGGAACCTTCGACACCGCCGGCGTCACGCACAACCTGACGGCTGGCGTGGCCCGTGCCGAGAAGAAGCAGGACCCGGTCTACCAGCGCAACTACACGGTGGCCAGCCAGAACCTGTACAACCCGGTGGCCATCACCAACTACACGCTCGGTACCCGGCCAGCCAATCCCACCTCGCCGCTGCTGGAAACCTCCGACCTGGGGGTTTACGCCATCGACCGCGTGGACCTGAACCCGCAGTGGCAGGTCATCGGCGGCCTGCGCTACAGCAAGTACAAGAGCGACCAGGGCACCAACCACTATGACGCCACCAAGACCACGCCCATGGCCTCGGTGGTCTACAAGCCCGATGACACCCTGTCCTTCTACGGCTCGTATGGCAAGGCCCTGGAAGAAGGCGAGGCCGCACCGGCCGGCACGGCCAACCAGAACGAACGGCTGCGCCCGGGCGTGAGCGACCAGTACGAGATCGGCGCACGCTGGCAGATCCCCAACGGCACGCTGCTGTCGGCCGCCGTCTTCGACATCAACCGCCCCGGCTACTACACCAACGCCAACAACGTCTACACGGCCGATGGCGAACAGCGCTACCGCGGTCTGGAACTGTCGGCCCAGGGCACGCTCACCCGTCAGCTGTCCTGGCAGTCGTCGGCACTGTGGCTGGATCCGAAGTTCCGCAAGATCAACGACACCTACAACGGCAAGCGCCCCGAGAACGCCGCCAGGTACACCGGCAGCCTGTTCCTGTCGTATGCGCTGGATGACTTTGCCCCGGGTCTGTCCGTCAACGGCGGCGCCTATTACACGGGCCGTCGGCCGGTCAACGACCTGAACCAGGCCTGGCTGGGTGGTGTCACGCTCTACAGCGCTGGCGTCCAGTACCAGCACCACCTGTTCGGCAAGCAGACCACCTGGCAGCTCAACGTCGACAATCTGGCCGACAAGCGGTACTGGGCCGGTGGCGGCAACCGCCTGGCCGCCGGTTCACCCCGCGTCATCAAGCTGGGCGTGAAGGTGGACCTGTAA
- the crcB gene encoding fluoride efflux transporter CrcB: MIKQLLAISAGASAGACLRWLLGQGLNALFPAIPPGTLVANLLGGYLIGVALGFFGQHVGLAPEWKLLIITGFLGGLTTFSTFSAEVTAHLQDGRLAWAVGAVGIHVIGSLAMTMLGLATMGAWARG, encoded by the coding sequence ATGATCAAGCAACTGCTTGCCATCTCGGCCGGAGCCAGCGCCGGCGCCTGCCTGCGCTGGCTGCTGGGTCAGGGACTCAACGCCCTGTTTCCCGCCATCCCGCCCGGCACGCTGGTCGCCAACCTGCTGGGTGGCTATCTCATCGGCGTGGCGCTGGGCTTCTTTGGCCAGCACGTGGGCCTGGCCCCGGAATGGAAGCTGCTGATCATCACCGGCTTCCTGGGCGGGCTCACCACCTTCTCCACCTTCTCGGCCGAGGTCACCGCTCACCTGCAGGACGGGCGCCTGGCCTGGGCCGTGGGCGCCGTCGGCATCCACGTCATCGGCTCGCTGGCCATGACGATGCTGGGGCTGGCGACCATGGGGGCCTGGGCCCGGGGGTGA
- a CDS encoding TonB-dependent receptor: protein MSKGKQQREGCFSCRRGAPGRLTATALALAAVLPAPAAFAQAQGLRADIREVTTLDSVVVTGEKVRRTVKETASSVAVIGNRHLQEQPEAAAVRDVTRNIPNVLYTGPGSAPVIRGVDGQGASSGAGAFFGGTVPRARVNVDGHNLNFWETAYGTTSIWDVDSVEVYRGPQTAALGANSIAGSVIVNTKDPTFKPEGAAQLQLGSRKARRASVMLSRPLVDEELAARIALDYSSRDTYINYVNPTYSKGNTDTSPENINGRIKLLWTPGALPGLESKLTLSYLRGNLPTSEAANDPHDQLNNATPTMPTFNTHGWTGVHDLAYDLGSGVRLDNQLQYSRRNTERVSVPMSNGGAHMDSRDFSEELRASFKAPDNSLSGMAGVYYNNVDADDLLYLRGTSSFHDKKDSLGVFTELSWRLAPQWSLTGGLRYQHDSVKRNGTSSVARMPLAFDETYHKLLPKVSLAYDVSPDWTVGALVSRGYNPGGAGLRTANGSFYKFNPETMWNYELFTRIDTLGDRLVVNANLFWDDRKDSQVDVPDYVNGRLMGNVVRNADESRSYGLEVSADYKALDSLDIRASAGLLRTKIHRFSDPDGVSFEGNEFGRSPRYMAGLDVNWNITDQLALNANVHRTDGYHSSDNNLPGYDVQAYTVANARLSYQMDRTWQFYAYVDNLFDTRKPTWKFDDRSAGGIVIVSDVLEPRMYGVGVKVTF from the coding sequence TTGTCGAAGGGGAAGCAGCAAAGAGAAGGCTGCTTCTCATGCAGGAGGGGGGCTCCGGGCAGACTGACGGCCACCGCTCTGGCCCTTGCTGCCGTTCTTCCCGCCCCGGCAGCATTTGCACAGGCCCAGGGCCTGCGGGCCGATATCCGCGAAGTCACCACGCTGGACAGTGTGGTCGTCACCGGCGAGAAGGTGCGCCGCACGGTCAAGGAAACCGCCAGTTCGGTGGCCGTCATCGGCAACCGTCACCTGCAGGAGCAGCCCGAGGCGGCCGCGGTGCGTGATGTGACGCGCAACATCCCCAACGTGCTGTATACCGGGCCTGGCAGTGCGCCCGTCATCCGGGGCGTCGATGGCCAGGGGGCCAGTTCCGGCGCAGGCGCCTTCTTTGGAGGTACGGTGCCACGGGCCCGTGTCAATGTCGACGGCCACAACCTGAACTTCTGGGAAACCGCCTATGGCACCACGTCCATCTGGGATGTGGATTCCGTCGAGGTCTATCGCGGTCCGCAGACGGCGGCGCTGGGTGCCAACAGCATTGCCGGTTCGGTCATTGTCAACACCAAGGATCCCACCTTCAAGCCGGAAGGTGCGGCGCAGCTGCAGCTGGGCAGTCGCAAGGCCCGACGTGCCTCGGTGATGCTGTCGCGGCCGCTGGTGGACGAGGAACTGGCAGCACGCATTGCGCTGGACTACAGCAGCCGCGACACCTACATCAATTACGTCAATCCCACCTATTCCAAGGGGAATACCGATACCAGCCCCGAGAACATCAACGGCCGCATCAAGTTGCTGTGGACGCCCGGTGCGCTGCCGGGCCTGGAATCGAAACTGACGCTTTCCTATCTGCGCGGCAACCTGCCCACGTCCGAGGCGGCCAATGATCCTCATGACCAGTTGAACAATGCCACGCCGACCATGCCCACTTTCAACACCCATGGGTGGACAGGGGTGCATGATCTGGCCTATGACCTGGGCAGCGGGGTTCGGCTGGACAACCAGTTGCAGTACAGCCGCAGAAACACCGAACGGGTATCCGTTCCGATGAGCAACGGCGGTGCCCACATGGATTCGCGTGATTTCTCAGAGGAGTTGCGTGCCAGCTTCAAGGCGCCCGACAACAGCCTCAGTGGCATGGCGGGCGTCTACTACAACAACGTGGATGCCGATGACCTGCTGTACCTGCGTGGCACGTCGTCCTTCCACGACAAGAAGGACAGTCTGGGGGTTTTCACCGAGTTGAGCTGGCGCCTTGCGCCGCAATGGTCGTTGACCGGCGGCCTGCGCTATCAGCACGACAGCGTCAAGCGCAACGGGACCTCCAGCGTTGCGCGCATGCCATTGGCCTTCGACGAGACCTATCACAAGCTGCTGCCCAAGGTCTCCCTGGCCTATGACGTGTCACCTGACTGGACGGTGGGAGCGCTGGTGAGCCGTGGCTACAACCCTGGTGGTGCGGGGTTGCGAACGGCCAACGGCTCGTTCTACAAGTTCAACCCGGAAACGATGTGGAACTATGAGCTCTTCACCCGCATCGACACGCTGGGCGACCGGCTGGTGGTGAACGCCAACCTGTTCTGGGATGACCGCAAGGATTCGCAGGTCGATGTGCCCGACTACGTGAACGGCAGGCTGATGGGCAACGTGGTGCGCAATGCCGATGAATCGCGCTCCTATGGTCTGGAGGTGTCGGCGGACTACAAGGCGCTGGACAGCCTTGACATCCGTGCCAGCGCCGGCCTGCTGCGCACGAAGATTCACCGCTTCTCCGATCCGGATGGCGTGTCCTTCGAGGGCAATGAGTTTGGCCGTTCACCGCGGTACATGGCGGGTCTGGACGTGAACTGGAACATCACTGATCAGCTGGCGCTGAATGCCAATGTGCACCGCACCGACGGCTATCACTCCAGCGACAACAACCTGCCGGGCTATGACGTGCAGGCCTACACCGTGGCCAATGCGCGTCTCTCGTACCAGATGGACCGGACGTGGCAGTTCTACGCCTATGTGGACAACCTGTTCGACACCCGCAAGCCCACCTGGAAATTCGATGACCGCAGTGCCGGTGGCATTGTCATCGTGTCCGACGTGCTGGAACCCCGGATGTATGGAGTGGGGGTGAAGGTGACGTTCTGA
- a CDS encoding isochorismate synthase — translation MTTSTSSTQAMPVRAEFIFSSGSRELHAHGVRETITVPAVNGDAADSPLQQQVRAAFDRARKAGMENPVVVGAIPFDVNQPSQLYVPETAAWQEADPSTHAQAMPMPALRSMDTVPDQHGFQQGVANAIAAFPAEGIHKVVLSITSRLHFTEAVPVAALRTNLRRLNPSGYLFQVPLPGNIHLVGVSPELLIEKHGATVQSNPLAGSARRQADPAEDQATAERLAASGKDHHEHQFVTADIQARLAPLCTALDVPARPSLINTAALWHLSTRIRGELQDPQTNALQLACCIHPTPAVCGTPRDAAHALIRRIEPYDRGLFTGIVGWMDAQGNGEWVVTIRCGVLHDKWLQIYAGAGIVDASDPQSEWNEVQTKQGTMLRACGLGEEQAAPIPTAA, via the coding sequence ATGACTACCTCGACGTCGAGCACGCAGGCCATGCCGGTCCGTGCGGAGTTCATCTTTTCCAGCGGCAGCCGCGAGCTGCATGCCCACGGCGTCCGCGAGACCATCACGGTGCCTGCCGTCAACGGGGATGCAGCCGACAGCCCACTGCAGCAGCAGGTAAGGGCCGCCTTCGATCGTGCCCGGAAGGCAGGGATGGAAAACCCGGTCGTCGTCGGGGCCATTCCCTTCGACGTGAACCAGCCCAGCCAGCTGTACGTACCAGAGACCGCGGCCTGGCAAGAGGCCGACCCATCCACCCATGCGCAGGCCATGCCCATGCCCGCCCTGCGTTCCATGGATACGGTGCCGGATCAGCACGGCTTTCAGCAGGGGGTAGCCAACGCCATCGCTGCATTTCCCGCCGAAGGCATCCACAAGGTGGTGCTCTCCATCACCAGCCGCCTTCACTTCACCGAGGCGGTACCTGTGGCGGCGCTGCGCACCAATCTGCGCCGGCTCAATCCGTCGGGTTATCTGTTTCAGGTCCCGCTGCCCGGCAACATCCACCTGGTAGGCGTCAGCCCCGAGCTGCTGATCGAGAAGCACGGTGCCACGGTCCAGTCCAACCCGCTGGCGGGCTCCGCCCGTCGCCAGGCCGACCCCGCCGAAGACCAGGCCACGGCCGAGAGGCTCGCGGCCTCAGGCAAGGACCATCACGAGCACCAGTTCGTGACCGCAGACATCCAGGCTCGGCTGGCGCCGCTGTGTACAGCACTGGACGTGCCCGCCCGCCCCTCCCTCATCAACACGGCGGCCCTGTGGCATCTTTCCACCCGCATTCGTGGTGAGCTGCAGGATCCGCAGACCAATGCGCTGCAGCTGGCCTGCTGCATCCACCCCACCCCCGCGGTCTGCGGCACACCGCGTGATGCCGCGCATGCACTGATCCGGCGCATCGAGCCCTATGACCGCGGCCTGTTCACCGGCATCGTGGGCTGGATGGATGCGCAAGGCAACGGTGAATGGGTGGTGACGATCCGCTGCGGCGTGCTGCATGACAAGTGGCTGCAGATCTATGCCGGCGCCGGCATCGTTGATGCGTCCGATCCGCAGTCCGAATGGAACGAGGTCCAGACCAAGCAGGGCACCATGTTGCGTGCCTGCGGACTGGGTGAAGAACAGGCCGCCCCCATCCCGACCGCAGCCTGA
- a CDS encoding isochorismatase family protein: MAIPFIRSYPMPAPDSFPVNKVAWKLDPSRTALLIHDMQRYFLRFYETDSGLLQTLIGNIATLKRWAAAHDVPVFYTAQPHDQPASDRALLNDMWGPGLTKADPAQQAVVPEIAPVEGDVVLTKWRYSAFQRSDLDTRMKALKRDQLIIVGVYAHIGCMITAVEAFMKDIQPFMVGDAVADFSEEEHRMALKYVATRCGVVTSCQEITDIQP, translated from the coding sequence ATGGCCATTCCCTTCATCCGCAGCTACCCCATGCCCGCGCCCGACAGCTTTCCGGTCAACAAGGTGGCGTGGAAGCTGGATCCCTCACGCACAGCGCTGCTCATCCACGACATGCAGCGCTATTTCCTTCGCTTCTATGAAACCGACTCCGGGTTGCTGCAGACACTGATCGGCAACATTGCCACGCTGAAACGCTGGGCCGCTGCACATGACGTTCCGGTTTTCTACACGGCACAGCCGCACGATCAGCCGGCATCCGACCGTGCGCTGCTCAACGACATGTGGGGGCCGGGCCTGACGAAGGCCGATCCTGCCCAGCAGGCCGTGGTACCGGAAATTGCCCCCGTCGAGGGGGACGTGGTGCTGACGAAGTGGCGCTACAGCGCCTTTCAGCGCAGCGACCTGGATACGCGGATGAAGGCGCTGAAGCGCGACCAGCTGATCATTGTCGGCGTCTATGCACACATCGGCTGCATGATCACGGCCGTGGAAGCCTTCATGAAGGACATCCAGCCCTTCATGGTGGGGGATGCCGTGGCGGACTTCTCGGAAGAGGAACACCGCATGGCCCTGAAATACGTGGCCACCCGCTGCGGGGTCGTAACAAGCTGCCAGGAAATCACGGACATTCAGCCATGA
- the dhbA gene encoding 2,3-dihydro-2,3-dihydroxybenzoate dehydrogenase: MSDIQKQDRISDDNRFVGKRVLVTGTAQGIGQRIAQRFVQAGAEVIGLDRQPTAAAGGGTGDAPTFEQIQLDVTDTKAIVQVCDQLKARWRTLDVLVNAAGVLRIGGLDTLTAEDWNACLDVNVTGPFHLIQQWAPVFKAQRRGAIVNIASNAAVVPRIGMLAYCTSKAAMAAMSQTVALELAPFGVRCNIVSPGSTDTPMLAGMLGDPAGQRRLVEGLPEQYKLGIPLGKIGRPDDIADAVLFLASDQAGHITMQQIVIDGGATLGA, encoded by the coding sequence ATGAGCGACATTCAGAAACAGGACAGGATTTCGGACGACAACCGGTTCGTTGGAAAACGCGTTCTCGTTACCGGCACGGCGCAGGGCATTGGTCAGCGCATCGCACAGCGTTTCGTGCAAGCGGGCGCCGAAGTCATCGGACTGGACCGGCAGCCCACGGCAGCCGCGGGCGGCGGCACGGGCGATGCGCCCACCTTCGAGCAGATCCAGCTGGACGTGACGGACACGAAGGCCATCGTGCAGGTGTGCGATCAGCTGAAGGCACGCTGGCGGACGCTGGACGTGCTGGTGAACGCCGCAGGCGTGCTGCGCATCGGTGGGCTGGACACGCTGACAGCCGAGGACTGGAATGCCTGTCTGGACGTGAACGTGACCGGCCCCTTCCACCTCATCCAGCAATGGGCGCCGGTGTTCAAGGCGCAGCGCCGGGGCGCCATCGTCAACATCGCGTCCAATGCGGCGGTGGTGCCGCGCATCGGCATGCTGGCCTATTGCACGTCCAAGGCAGCCATGGCGGCCATGAGTCAGACAGTGGCGCTGGAACTGGCGCCCTTTGGTGTGCGCTGCAACATCGTGTCGCCCGGCTCCACCGACACACCGATGCTGGCCGGCATGCTGGGGGACCCGGCCGGACAGCGCCGCCTGGTGGAGGGACTGCCGGAGCAGTACAAGCTGGGCATTCCGCTGGGCAAGATCGGCCGGCCGGACGATATCGCCGACGCGGTGCTGTTCCTGGCTTCAGATCAGGCCGGCCACATCACGATGCAGCAGATCGTGATCGACGGCGGGGCCACGCTGGGGGCCTGA